A genomic stretch from Coriobacteriia bacterium includes:
- a CDS encoding slipin family protein gives MLVFSGLVLFGILIFVVLAFISGLRVAYQYQRAVVFRLGRMKGIRGPGLYWLVPFGFDTQRKVDIRTQTIDIESQESITKDSVTVKVNAVVWLKITDPEKSVISVADYYSASYQVALTTMRNIIGQHTLDEVLKERDKINTALQEIVDQATEPWGVKVEMVEMKDVEIPVQMQRAMAQEAQAQREKRARIIKAEAESEAAQKLADASLIITANPLALELRRMQMITEVGAEQNTTTIVMMPSEFTTLAASISDHFKAKDTQS, from the coding sequence ATGCTGGTATTCAGCGGACTCGTCCTGTTCGGCATATTGATATTCGTCGTACTGGCCTTCATCTCCGGCTTGCGTGTCGCATACCAGTACCAGCGCGCAGTCGTGTTCAGGCTGGGACGAATGAAGGGTATCCGCGGGCCTGGACTGTACTGGCTTGTCCCGTTTGGTTTCGACACGCAGCGCAAGGTCGACATCCGCACGCAGACCATCGACATCGAGAGCCAGGAGTCGATCACCAAGGACTCGGTCACGGTCAAGGTCAACGCGGTCGTGTGGCTCAAGATCACCGACCCGGAGAAGTCCGTCATATCGGTTGCCGACTACTACTCGGCGTCGTATCAGGTGGCGCTGACCACCATGCGAAACATCATCGGCCAACACACGCTCGATGAGGTGCTCAAGGAGCGGGACAAGATCAACACGGCTCTGCAAGAGATCGTCGATCAGGCGACCGAGCCGTGGGGCGTCAAGGTCGAGATGGTCGAGATGAAGGACGTCGAGATTCCCGTCCAGATGCAGCGTGCGATGGCGCAAGAGGCGCAGGCCCAGCGCGAGAAGCGGGCCCGCATCATCAAGGCCGAGGCCGAGAGCGAGGCGGCGCAGAAGCTGGCCGATGCCTCCCTGATCATCACCGCCAATCCGCTTGCACTCGAGTTGCGCCGCATGCAGATGATCACCGAGGTGGGCGCCGAGCAGAACACGACGACCATCGTCATGATGCCGAGCGAGTTCACAACGCTGGCCGCGAGCATCAGCGACCACTTCAAGGCGAAGGACACCCAGTCCTGA
- a CDS encoding cold-shock protein, whose product MATGTVKWFNPDKGYGFISREDGDDLFAHFSEIQGDGFKTLDEGQAVEFEITTGQNGKLQASKITKL is encoded by the coding sequence ATGGCTACAGGTACCGTTAAGTGGTTCAACCCTGACAAGGGCTACGGCTTCATCTCGCGCGAGGACGGCGACGATCTGTTCGCTCACTTCAGCGAGATCCAGGGCGACGGCTTCAAGACCCTCGATGAGGGCCAGGCCGTTGAGTTCGAGATCACCACTGGCCAGAACGGCAAGCTCCAGGCCAGCAAGATCACCAAGCTCTAA
- a CDS encoding twin-arginine translocase TatA/TatE family subunit, producing the protein MKLFEPQVLIIILIIVLIIFGPKQLPQLGKSLGQTMKSIRDGMEDDEDSAAGSSAKAETTKDADA; encoded by the coding sequence GTGAAGCTGTTCGAGCCCCAAGTACTCATCATCATCCTGATCATCGTGCTGATCATCTTCGGCCCCAAGCAGCTGCCCCAGCTGGGCAAGTCGCTCGGCCAGACGATGAAGTCCATTCGCGATGGCATGGAAGACGACGAGGACTCCGCCGCTGGGTCCTCGGCCAAGGCCGAGACCACCAAGGATGCAGACGCTTAG